GATCACATCAGCAAAAATTTGTTCGTTAACTCCGGGTCTATTGCGATATCCTTTAATGATTTTATAGGCTTTTAAGGAACGTATCATTTGCATCGCTTCATCTTCGTTGAGAGGGGCAATTCCATTCGAAACATCATTTAATACTTCCAGAAAAATTCCACCAAGTCCGCAAAGAACCAAATGCCCGAACTGTCCCTGTTTGATGGCGCCACAGTAAAGTTCTTCCCCGCTTTTCATTTCCTGTATTTGCACCGCAATGACCTCGGGTTTATGGATGAGTTTCTGGAATGCATCTATGAGCTGATCTTTTGATTGCAAGTTCAGAATCACGCCACCGGACTCGGTTTTGTGTATGGGTCCGACTGATTTTAGAACAAATGGAAAGTTAAGCGTATCAATGGCTTGCATCAGTGATTCTAAGGTGTAGCAAACTTTAGTTTCAACTATTTTAATCCCTGCGGCATCAAGTAGTTCTTTGGTTTGTATCGGATTTAAATACCCGTTGTCCATTTGCGAAATCAGACTTCTGATGGTTGCGGTTTCCATCGGTGCCAGATGCGTCATTCCAAATGTTGGTTGTGGCCTGAAGTAAGCATGTGGGAGTGCATTTCCAAGAGAAACTTCGTCGGGAAAGTTTACATGATTTTTAGATAAAAATTCTTCAATTTCAGATTTGGCATTGATTAATGATGGCAGCACCGGATAAATTGGTTTTTTGCATACTAACATTTTTTCATGAATTCTGAGATATACGTCCCTAACACTTGTTAGTAGTCCTGGACTACCAAACACAACAATCATTCCATCAACAGCAGATTCGTTTTCACAATAATCAATTATTTCTGAAAGTTGCTCACCTGTTCCGGTAGCTAGAAAATCGATGGGATTGGAAACAGAAGACCCCGGATTGAGTTTGGAAAGTAAGTGATGTGTAGCGGTATTGGTCAGATGCGGAACTTTGAGACCTCCCGATGTCAATGCATCTGTGAGCATTACTGCTGAGCCTCCGGCATGTGTGATGATGGCCAGATTTTTACCCATAAGTGGTTTGCTTTGAAAAATGCAACCCATAATAATAAGCTCATCTCTGCTACTGCAGTAAATAACTCCTGATTTTTTAAATAATGCTCTTACTACAATGTCAGAAGTCGCCAATGCGCCCGTGTGAGAAGATGCTGCTCTTTGTCCTGCCTCAGAATATCCAGACTTGATGGCTGCAATTTTGCAACCTTTACGCACCAGTGATGATGCATGTTTCATGAATTTGAATGGATTGCTGATGTTTTCCAGATAAAGCAATTTGACTTGTGGACTGTTTTCATTAAAATGAAAATCCATATGCTCGAGAAGATCTTCCACACCTGTTTGTCCTGCATTTCCTATGGAATACATATTCGAAAAACGCAATCCTGCGGCGATACCTGCTTCCATAATGAAAACAGCTGTCGCACCGGAGCTCGAGATTAATTCACAACCCATTGGATCAAAATCCGGTACAGGCAGAGTGAACACTGCTTTATAATGCGCTGTAATCACACCAATACAATTCGGACCAATCATCGTTCCTCCCACTTCGTCAATGGCTTCAGCGATCTTAGCTTCAAGTATTTTTCCTTCTGTTCCACCTTCTGCAAATCCGGCTGAGAAAATAATAAAGGCTTTTGTTCCTTTTTTTAGGAGTTGCTTTATGACAGACAAACAAGTGTTAGCCGGAATAGAAATGATGGCCAGATCTGTTGGAGGAAGGCTTTCAACATTGTAGAAATGCTGCATTCCGGAAAGGTGTACTAAATTTTTATTAACCGCATAAAGTTTCCCTTTAAAATTTCCCTTCAAGAGATTAGTAATTACTTTACCCCCTGGTTTTGTAGTATTTTCAGAGGCTCCTATGACGGCTATGCTTTTGGGTTCAAGGAGTTGTTTAATGATCATAATTGTTCAAATCTTGCCTGAAAGAAACGCAAATATTTCGGTTCGTAGACCATTTGTAAACCTTTGATTTTATGCCTTCTTTCATAAACGGTCGCTGCAGATTCCGCAACCACATCCATATGCGCTTGTGTGTAAACCCGTCTGGGGATCGTAAACCGAACCAATTCAAGTTTTGGAAAATACTGATCACCATTGGCTTTGCGGCCTGCTGAAACAATTCCTCTTTCCATGGTACGCACACCGGAATCTATGTAAATTTCGGCTGCAAGTGCTTGCGCCGGGTAATTGGACTGAGGTATGTTTGGTAAAAAAGATTTTGCGTCGACGAAAATACCATGGCCTCCAATCGGTTGAACAATTGGAATTCCATAAGCCTGCATTTTTTCACCAAGATAGATCACTTGTCCTACTCTTGCTTTTTGATGGTTGTCGTCCAGACTTTCTTGAATGCCCACCGCCATGGCTTCCATATCGCGACCTGCCAGTCCGCCATAGGTATGTAAACCTTCATAAACAACGACAAGATTGCGTGCTTCTTCAAAAACATTCGGATCATTAGTGGCCATAAACCCACCAATATTGACCAGTGCATCTTTTTTAGCACTCATGGTAGCTCCATCTGTATGTGAACAAATTTCTTTGACTATTTCGCGAATCGTTTTTTGTTGGTATCCTTTTTCGCGTTGTTGAATAAAATACGCATTTTCTGCAACACGTGTCATATCGTGAATGATAGAGATTCCATGTTTGATCGTGTATTTGCGCAAGGCTTTCAAATTTTCCATACTGAAAGGCTGCCCTCCGGCCATATTTACATTGGAAGCTAATGTGATATAAGCTATTTTCTCAGCACCATGTTTTTGAACCAAATCATCCAGTTTCTGAAGATCAACATTTCCTTTAAAGGGATGAAGATTTGTTGGATCATGCGCTTCGTCAATGATGATATCTACAAATTTACCACCTGCAAGTTCCTGGTGAACTCGAGTAGTTGTAAAATACATATTGCCAGGCACAAACTGGCCTTTTTTGATCATGATTTGTGAGAGTATATTTTCCGCACCACGTCCCTGATGTGTAGGTATAATGTATTTATATCCATAATATTTTTGAATAGCTGCTTCGAGTTTGAAATAGCTTTTACTTCCGGCATATGCTTCATCTCCCAACATAAAAGCACTCCACTGCCGATCACTCATGGAGTTGGTACCACTGTCGGTCAACAGATCAATGTAAACTTCCTCCGATGGCAATAAAAAAGTATTGTAACCAGCTTTTCGAATGGCTTTCATCCTTTCTTGTCGCGTGGTAGTTTTGAGTAACTCTACCATTTTCATTTTGTAAGGCTCCGCCTATGATTTATGATTTTTCAATGTGTTTTTCATATTATTTTTTTGAGGAAAAGAGTGATTCAAACCTTGCTGTGAAATGTCTTAGGAATGGTGGTTCATAAACAATTTTGTAACCTCGATCCAGATCTCTTAATTCAAGGATATGATCAAATACTTCGAGTACATAATCGATATGACTTTGTGTATAAACTCTTCTAGGGATGGCTAAGCGAACGAGTTCTTGTGCGGCTGGAATGAGTCCACCATGTTCATCATATTTTCCAAACATAACGCTTCCTACTTCTACGCAGCGAATTCCACCAATTTTATATAATTCGCAAGCCAATACCAATCCTGGAAATTCAGATACGGGCAGTGATGGGAATAATTTTTTGGCATCGATATAAACGGCGTGACCACCGATGGGCCAAATGACAGGAATTCCTTTTTGTCTCAGGTGTTCTCCCAAATAGTTGGTACTTCTGATTCTATAATGCAGATAATCCGGATCAAATACTTCTTCCAAACCTACTGCCATGGCTTCCATATCGCGTCCTGATAAACCACCATAAGTTGCAAATCCTTCTGAGATGATGAGTTGATTGATACATTTTCTGCTGAGTTCTTCGTCTTTCAAACACAACAATCCGCCCATATTAACCATTCCATCTTTTTTTGCACTCATGATAAAAGCATCGCCGAGTTGCAACATTTGTTGTGCAATTTCTTTGTAAGTTTTATGTTGATACCCTTCTTCGCGTTGCTGAACAAAATAACTATTTTCAGCAATGCGACATCCGTCGATGACCATCATGATACCATATTTATCGCATAAATTTCGCACTGCTATTGCATTCGACATACTTACCGGTTGACCTCCTGACGAATTGTTGGTAACCGTTAAGATGACAGCTGAAATTTTTTCAGGAGTAAATTGAACAATATGTTCTTCGAGCTTAATGAGACTTATATTTCCTTTAAAAGCTGAATACAAATCATTTTGAAGAGATTCTTCTGGCATCAAATCAAAAGCTGCAGCGCCAGTATATTCGATATTCGCTCTCGTTGTATCAAAATGCGTATTGCTCAGAAAAATTTTACCTGGACCACCAATCAGGCCGTACAAAATTCGCTCTGCTGCGCGTCCCTGATGTGTAGGTAACACATAAGGCATTCCGCTTAATTCTTTAACTACTTTTTCTAATTTGATCCAACTCTTTGCACCGGCATAACTTTCATCACCGATCATCATACCTGCCCATTGTGCCTGACTCATGGCACCCGTTCCGCTGTCGGTAAGGAGATCAATAAAGACATCTTCCGATGATAATAAAAAAGGATTGAAACCTGCATCGCGAAGTGCATTTTCCCGATCTTCGCGTGTGGTCATTTGAATGGGTTCTACCATTTTAATGCGGAAGGGTTCGGCCAGGGTTTTGATAAAGGGATCTTTCATGAAGGGCAGCGGATTTCAATTAAAAAAATGCCAAAGTACATGCCTTGGAAATATCACGCGAAGCTAAATCACGATCATAATCTCAAATGTGATAGAAGATACCTGCCGGGATGACAATCATCATGTAGATTTCGCTTAACGCTCAATGCTTAAGAGAAGTTCTAATAAAAATTTTAAACCTTTTAGAGCGTTTTTTTTCTAGAGAAGTGAAAGGCCTCCTTTATTCGTTCACTTTCCAAACTGATTCTGCATCAGACAATATTTCTTTTCCCCATATCGGTATTTCTTTTTTAATGCGTTCAACCAGTTCTTCACAGGCATTGATGGCATCCTGTCTGTGTTTTGAGGATGTGAAAACAAAAAGGCAGATATTGCCGGCTTCAACGCTACCTAGGCTATGGTATATATGCATACAATGTAGAGGATATTTTTCAAAAATATCTTCCCTTATGAGATGAGCCATTTCAAGAGCCATTTCTTTGTAGGTACTGTATTCAATAGCTGAAACTACCGCATTCAATTTTTCATCTGCCCGAACTTGCCCGAGAAAAATGCTGTGCCCTCCAATACCTTTTTGTGTTCGGTGTTTATGAATGGCATCAGCAATAAAATCGGACGAAATGGGGCCATCTACAAAAATATTTTTTGGCTTTTTATCCATACAATTTTAAATTTAATGGAGAATTAAAATCTCGCAATCCTCCGATGATTGAATAGATATGTTTATTCGGAAACATCGCTTTTAACAGTGAAGCTGCATGTCCGCTTCTCGTTCCTGTTTGGCAAAATAAAATGAATGAATCTGCGGCTTGCAACTTGATGATTTCATTTTCGAGCTGTCTGAGAGGTATTTGATGGCAATTGAGTAGTTCTGTTGTTGGTAATTCATCTTTTTCCCGGACATCAATTAAAAGTGCGTGCTTTTCTTTTTGTAACACATCCATTGCATCTTTCCAGTTGATCGTTTCAACACCACCACATGTCATTACATAATCCATTTTATAATATGCATCAAGATTTAGGGGAGTGGTTTGGTCTGCTTTGGGATTGGCTGTGATCTCTATTTCAAAAAAGTTAGTATCCAGCAAATGATAATGAAGCAGTTTGTTTTTCAAGGGTGTTCCATAACCCGTCAATAACTTTATAGCTTCAGCGGCCTGAAGCATTCCGAGAATTCCAGGCAATACACCAATCACTCCTGATTCATTGCAATTCGGAATTTCATGTGGCATGGGTGGATCCGGATAAATATCTCTGTAATGTAAGGGTCGGTCATTGCCATACGCAAGGTTCAAAACAGCAACTTGGCCTTCATTTTGAAAAATAGCGGCCATGATGTATGGCTTTTTTAACAAAAAACATCCATCGTTAAGCAGGTACCGTGTTTGAAAATTATCTGTGCCGTCTATGATCAAGTCGTAATTTGAGAGTATGGGAATGGCATTATGAACCTGCAAATAAGTTTCGTGAATATTGATATGTATATCAGGGTATTTGAGATTTAATAAACCAGCTGCAGTCGAAGCTTTTGGTTTGCCGAGATCTTCTATTCCGAAGAGGATTTGGCGATTGAGATTTGAAAGACTTACAAAATCTCCATCAGCAATACCAAGGGTCCCTATGCCTGCTGCTGCCAGATATAAAAGAGCCGGGCAGCCTAAACCTCCTGCTCCTACAACTAAAATGCGAGCTTCCCGAAGTTTCTTTTGTCCTTCAATTCCAAATCCTTTTAATATTTCCTGACGTTCAAATCGATTCATGTAATTGATTAACCTCCTGAATATGGCGGGAGCAAAGCGATTTCACAATCACCGGTGAATGCGATATTTTCATGAATCAACTTACGATTGTAAGCTATCGCATATCGGACCAGCTTTAAGTCTGGAAATTCCGATTCCAATTTTACTTTTAATGCGTCAGTATCATCCAAATCACTGAGCATTGTTTGTTGTAGTCCCATTTTTTCGGCCACTATACCGAATGCCTGTATCTTGATTTTACTCATTTCCATTTGGATTTGCAAAGTATAACATCCGACGGACTGTTGATGTTGTAAAATTCAAAAGGATCTTTTTTATGGATATCATCCATACCTACTTTTAAATGAGCGGATTCAAGGATAAAATCTGTCATTTTTAATTTATTTTCTTGGATATTTAGCCATACTTTTTGAACCAGCGAAACGGGATAAATCGCAAATAGGGGATTGATAATATCTTGTACGACAGATACGATTATTTTTTCATCTTCTATGTTACTCAATAATCGATCGATCGATGTTTTGCTTATAAATGGACTATCACAACTTATGAGTAATACTAGCGATGAACGACTTTTTAATAATGCCGTATATAATCCTCCCATAGGTCCTTTTTCAATGCATAGGTCTTCATAAACGGGATAAACTAACGAACGATAGTTAGGATGATTGGCAATAATATGGAGCGGCATATCAAAGCATTGAAACGTATCAAGTAGATATTGTATCATGGGTTGTGAGCCCATTTGTAGCATACCTTTATCCTGCCCCATTCT
The genomic region above belongs to Saprospiraceae bacterium and contains:
- a CDS encoding acetate--CoA ligase family protein encodes the protein MIIKQLLEPKSIAVIGASENTTKPGGKVITNLLKGNFKGKLYAVNKNLVHLSGMQHFYNVESLPPTDLAIISIPANTCLSVIKQLLKKGTKAFIIFSAGFAEGGTEGKILEAKIAEAIDEVGGTMIGPNCIGVITAHYKAVFTLPVPDFDPMGCELISSSGATAVFIMEAGIAAGLRFSNMYSIGNAGQTGVEDLLEHMDFHFNENSPQVKLLYLENISNPFKFMKHASSLVRKGCKIAAIKSGYSEAGQRAASSHTGALATSDIVVRALFKKSGVIYCSSRDELIIMGCIFQSKPLMGKNLAIITHAGGSAVMLTDALTSGGLKVPHLTNTATHHLLSKLNPGSSVSNPIDFLATGTGEQLSEIIDYCENESAVDGMIVVFGSPGLLTSVRDVYLRIHEKMLVCKKPIYPVLPSLINAKSEIEEFLSKNHVNFPDEVSLGNALPHAYFRPQPTFGMTHLAPMETATIRSLISQMDNGYLNPIQTKELLDAAGIKIVETKVCYTLESLMQAIDTLNFPFVLKSVGPIHKTESGGVILNLQSKDQLIDAFQKLIHKPEVIAVQIQEMKSGEELYCGAIKQGQFGHLVLCGLGGIFLEVLNDVSNGIAPLNEDEAMQMIRSLKAYKIIKGYRNRPGVNEQIFADVIIRVASLVHLAPEIAELDINPLKGNENELIAVDARIRIEK
- a CDS encoding tyrosine phenol-lyase encodes the protein MKMVELLKTTTRQERMKAIRKAGYNTFLLPSEEVYIDLLTDSGTNSMSDRQWSAFMLGDEAYAGSKSYFKLEAAIQKYYGYKYIIPTHQGRGAENILSQIMIKKGQFVPGNMYFTTTRVHQELAGGKFVDIIIDEAHDPTNLHPFKGNVDLQKLDDLVQKHGAEKIAYITLASNVNMAGGQPFSMENLKALRKYTIKHGISIIHDMTRVAENAYFIQQREKGYQQKTIREIVKEICSHTDGATMSAKKDALVNIGGFMATNDPNVFEEARNLVVVYEGLHTYGGLAGRDMEAMAVGIQESLDDNHQKARVGQVIYLGEKMQAYGIPIVQPIGGHGIFVDAKSFLPNIPQSNYPAQALAAEIYIDSGVRTMERGIVSAGRKANGDQYFPKLELVRFTIPRRVYTQAHMDVVAESAATVYERRHKIKGLQMVYEPKYLRFFQARFEQL
- a CDS encoding tryptophanase; the encoded protein is MKDPFIKTLAEPFRIKMVEPIQMTTREDRENALRDAGFNPFLLSSEDVFIDLLTDSGTGAMSQAQWAGMMIGDESYAGAKSWIKLEKVVKELSGMPYVLPTHQGRAAERILYGLIGGPGKIFLSNTHFDTTRANIEYTGAAAFDLMPEESLQNDLYSAFKGNISLIKLEEHIVQFTPEKISAVILTVTNNSSGGQPVSMSNAIAVRNLCDKYGIMMVIDGCRIAENSYFVQQREEGYQHKTYKEIAQQMLQLGDAFIMSAKKDGMVNMGGLLCLKDEELSRKCINQLIISEGFATYGGLSGRDMEAMAVGLEEVFDPDYLHYRIRSTNYLGEHLRQKGIPVIWPIGGHAVYIDAKKLFPSLPVSEFPGLVLACELYKIGGIRCVEVGSVMFGKYDEHGGLIPAAQELVRLAIPRRVYTQSHIDYVLEVFDHILELRDLDRGYKIVYEPPFLRHFTARFESLFSSKK
- a CDS encoding molybdenum cofactor biosynthesis protein MoaE; this translates as MDKKPKNIFVDGPISSDFIADAIHKHRTQKGIGGHSIFLGQVRADEKLNAVVSAIEYSTYKEMALEMAHLIREDIFEKYPLHCMHIYHSLGSVEAGNICLFVFTSSKHRQDAINACEELVERIKKEIPIWGKEILSDAESVWKVNE
- a CDS encoding HesA/MoeB/ThiF family protein, giving the protein MNRFERQEILKGFGIEGQKKLREARILVVGAGGLGCPALLYLAAAGIGTLGIADGDFVSLSNLNRQILFGIEDLGKPKASTAAGLLNLKYPDIHINIHETYLQVHNAIPILSNYDLIIDGTDNFQTRYLLNDGCFLLKKPYIMAAIFQNEGQVAVLNLAYGNDRPLHYRDIYPDPPMPHEIPNCNESGVIGVLPGILGMLQAAEAIKLLTGYGTPLKNKLLHYHLLDTNFFEIEITANPKADQTTPLNLDAYYKMDYVMTCGGVETINWKDAMDVLQKEKHALLIDVREKDELPTTELLNCHQIPLRQLENEIIKLQAADSFILFCQTGTRSGHAASLLKAMFPNKHIYSIIGGLRDFNSPLNLKLYG
- a CDS encoding molybdopterin synthase sulfur carrier subunit, with translation MSKIKIQAFGIVAEKMGLQQTMLSDLDDTDALKVKLESEFPDLKLVRYAIAYNRKLIHENIAFTGDCEIALLPPYSGG
- a CDS encoding molybdenum cofactor guanylyltransferase, which gives rise to MKYPMGTGSIIEVSILAGGKSSRMGQDKGMLQMGSQPMIQYLLDTFQCFDMPLHIIANHPNYRSLVYPVYEDLCIEKGPMGGLYTALLKSRSSLVLLISCDSPFISKTSIDRLLSNIEDEKIIVSVVQDIINPLFAIYPVSLVQKVWLNIQENKLKMTDFILESAHLKVGMDDIHKKDPFEFYNINSPSDVILCKSKWK